A window of Clostridium botulinum BKT015925 contains these coding sequences:
- the fliE gene encoding flagellar hook-basal body complex protein FliE, translated as MKINEFIPSKGIYSQVNSIHKEEKKEDNNIGFGETLKKQLNEVNEKQLESQKIAEDFIKGEDVEVHDVMIKNEEAKLSLQLAVQVRNKLMEAYQEINRMQV; from the coding sequence ATGAAAATAAATGAGTTTATACCATCAAAAGGAATATATTCACAAGTTAATTCTATACATAAAGAAGAAAAAAAAGAAGATAACAACATAGGATTTGGTGAAACATTAAAAAAACAACTAAATGAAGTAAATGAAAAACAGTTAGAGTCACAAAAAATTGCTGAAGACTTTATTAAAGGAGAAGATGTAGAAGTTCATGATGTAATGATAAAAAATGAAGAAGCAAAACTCTCGCTTCAACTAGCAGTACAAGTTAGGAATAAGTTAATGGAGGCTTATCAAGAGATAAACAGAATGCAGGTATAG
- the fliF gene encoding flagellar basal-body MS-ring/collar protein FliF, with translation MDKIKEQFKKLVEKFKELSKIKKIAFSVLVLGIITGIIYLVISLNTTKYAVLYKDMDPNDAQTVMAKLADKKIEYKVENNSIRVPEDKAAELRMELAPQLTNGSKGYEILDNGDTFGMTDKERELKYKRALEGELARDIKSLPEVKDAKVLLVMQQEGNFFKQDDPGSASVTLEFETGKKVTKEQIKAIVALVSGSVKNLPKENIKVVGVVNGKTQDLSEDLFKEDGNKDISSVTEKQESYKKNLEKEYVKKIMNILTPKYGDGVKAAVNVDVDFDASEKTSTLWDPNNVVRSEETEKDTDNSKGGKTSAGPVDNNMSNTYNAKDQNGTSTHEKTTKNYEVGKVEQKVVGAPGKIKKISASVTINDENLSPVDKDKINSLVAGAISYDESRGDIVSVEGMKFNEVNEAAAAEEAKKQAEEQKAKQKSFIYKCVGGAVAALAVIAGIVALIRKRRKKNKVDEEEEIEGIDMLIDDNVEPNEPLKPINFDEENENTHVEKEIKKYASEKPEQVVEIIKAWMAEDER, from the coding sequence ATGGACAAAATTAAAGAACAGTTTAAGAAACTTGTTGAAAAGTTTAAAGAGCTAAGTAAGATTAAAAAAATAGCATTCAGCGTACTAGTTTTAGGAATAATAACTGGAATTATATACTTGGTTATTTCTTTAAATACTACTAAATATGCTGTGTTATATAAAGATATGGATCCAAACGATGCTCAAACAGTCATGGCTAAATTAGCTGATAAAAAAATAGAGTATAAAGTAGAAAACAATAGTATAAGAGTTCCAGAAGATAAAGCAGCAGAACTTAGAATGGAGCTTGCACCACAACTTACAAACGGAAGTAAGGGTTATGAAATTTTAGATAATGGTGATACTTTTGGGATGACTGATAAAGAAAGAGAACTTAAGTATAAAAGAGCATTAGAAGGAGAACTTGCAAGAGATATAAAATCTCTTCCCGAAGTTAAAGATGCAAAGGTGCTTTTAGTTATGCAACAGGAAGGTAATTTCTTTAAACAAGATGATCCAGGCAGTGCATCAGTTACTTTAGAATTTGAAACAGGTAAAAAAGTTACTAAAGAACAAATAAAAGCAATAGTAGCTTTAGTAAGTGGAAGTGTTAAAAATCTTCCTAAAGAAAATATAAAAGTAGTTGGAGTAGTTAATGGGAAAACTCAAGATTTAAGTGAAGATTTATTTAAAGAAGATGGTAATAAAGATATTTCTTCAGTAACAGAGAAACAAGAAAGCTATAAAAAGAATTTAGAAAAAGAATATGTTAAAAAGATAATGAATATTTTAACTCCTAAGTATGGTGATGGAGTTAAGGCAGCTGTAAATGTTGATGTGGATTTTGATGCATCTGAAAAAACATCTACTCTTTGGGATCCAAATAACGTAGTAAGAAGTGAGGAAACAGAAAAAGACACTGATAATTCCAAAGGTGGAAAAACAAGTGCTGGTCCAGTAGATAATAATATGTCAAATACATATAATGCAAAGGATCAAAATGGAACATCTACTCATGAGAAAACTACTAAAAATTATGAAGTTGGAAAAGTAGAGCAAAAAGTTGTTGGAGCACCAGGAAAAATAAAGAAAATATCTGCATCAGTTACAATAAATGATGAAAACTTAAGTCCAGTGGATAAAGATAAAATAAATAGTTTAGTAGCTGGAGCTATATCTTATGATGAATCTAGAGGAGATATTGTAAGTGTAGAAGGAATGAAATTTAATGAAGTTAATGAAGCTGCCGCAGCTGAAGAAGCTAAAAAGCAAGCTGAAGAACAAAAAGCTAAGCAAAAATCATTTATTTATAAATGTGTAGGCGGAGCAGTGGCTGCACTTGCAGTAATTGCTGGAATAGTAGCACTTATAAGAAAGAGAAGAAAGAAAAATAAAGTTGATGAAGAGGAAGAAATAGAAGGTATAGACATGTTGATTGATGATAATGTTGAACCAAATGAACCATTAAAACCAATCAACTTTGATGAAGAAAATGAAAATACCCATGTGGAAAAGGAAATTAAAAAATATGCAAGTGAAAAACCAGAACAAGTTGTAGAAATAATTAAAGCTTGGATGGCGGAAGATGAGAGGTGA
- the fliG gene encoding flagellar motor switch protein FliG, with protein sequence MAKENKLTGVQKAAILFITLGPDAASGIIKQLPDPDIQKITYEIANISSVKQDQRTEILQEFIEMNKAKDYIIEGGFEYARNLLGKALGTQRAKEILEKVTEATQQYRPFAIARKADAHQLLNVISNEHPQTIALILCYLQADKSAQIMGELPEDIQWEVAYRIASMDNTSPMVIKEIEKVLNSKLSSVVRTDMTTLGGVETIVDILNQVDRTTEKNITEGLERQDPELAEKIKQSMFVFEDIITLDDVSIQRVLREVETKDLALALKGCSEEVAECIFRNQSKRAAASLKEDIEFLGPVRLMDVEKSQQQVVSIIRRLEDAGEIIISRGGEDAIIV encoded by the coding sequence ATGGCAAAAGAAAATAAATTAACCGGAGTTCAAAAGGCAGCCATTCTGTTCATAACTTTAGGGCCAGATGCAGCCTCTGGAATTATAAAACAATTACCAGATCCAGATATACAAAAAATAACTTATGAAATAGCTAATATAAGTTCAGTAAAACAAGATCAAAGAACAGAAATCCTTCAAGAATTTATAGAAATGAATAAAGCTAAGGACTATATAATTGAAGGTGGCTTTGAGTATGCAAGAAATCTTCTTGGAAAAGCATTAGGTACACAAAGAGCAAAGGAAATATTAGAGAAGGTAACAGAAGCGACTCAACAATATAGACCGTTTGCAATTGCAAGAAAGGCAGATGCTCATCAACTTTTAAATGTAATATCTAATGAGCATCCACAAACTATTGCACTTATACTTTGTTATCTTCAAGCAGACAAATCTGCTCAAATAATGGGAGAATTGCCAGAAGATATACAATGGGAAGTGGCATATAGAATAGCATCTATGGATAATACATCCCCTATGGTTATAAAAGAAATAGAAAAAGTATTAAATAGTAAATTATCATCAGTTGTAAGAACTGATATGACAACTTTAGGTGGTGTTGAAACTATTGTTGATATATTAAATCAAGTTGATAGAACGACTGAAAAGAATATCACAGAAGGACTTGAAAGACAAGATCCTGAACTTGCAGAAAAGATCAAACAATCTATGTTTGTATTCGAAGATATTATTACATTAGACGATGTTTCAATACAAAGAGTTTTAAGAGAAGTAGAAACAAAAGATCTTGCTCTTGCATTAAAGGGTTGTTCAGAAGAAGTTGCAGAATGTATATTTAGAAATCAATCTAAGAGAGCAGCAGCTTCATTAAAAGAAGATATAGAATTCTTAGGACCTGTTAGACTTATGGATGTCGAAAAATCTCAACAACAAGTTGTTAGCATTATAAGAAGATTAGAAGATGCAGGGGAAATAATAATTTCAAGAGGTGGAGAAGATGCCATCATTGTGTAA
- a CDS encoding fliH protein, whose translation MPSLCNVIKNNSVISNGLKEINTEYHIEDTKDEKVEEEKKELGEKNAKDFIENYEVLARTMLENARKQSDAIVASAYDEIQKMQEEAYNKGYEEGKLDGYSDGKKQADEYYDDIKNKATEEIEVLNKNADELLFSAKNEYVKYLQDKQQKIKELIVHITKSILKSEVENSDAINSMILDALETAKDSKSIIVKCNNKYIDNLKESIDKWKIQVVFRGEIFIVPDDNLGEGKAIIQKENGKIVIDVDIALEKINEIVLMED comes from the coding sequence ATGCCATCATTGTGTAATGTTATAAAGAATAATAGTGTAATTTCAAATGGATTAAAAGAAATAAATACTGAATATCACATAGAAGATACAAAAGATGAAAAGGTAGAAGAAGAGAAAAAAGAATTAGGTGAAAAAAATGCTAAAGACTTCATAGAAAACTATGAAGTCTTAGCTAGAACAATGCTTGAAAATGCAAGAAAGCAAAGTGATGCCATTGTAGCTTCGGCTTATGATGAAATTCAAAAAATGCAAGAAGAAGCATATAACAAAGGTTATGAAGAAGGAAAACTAGATGGATATTCAGATGGAAAAAAACAAGCTGATGAGTATTATGATGATATTAAAAATAAAGCAACTGAAGAAATAGAAGTGTTAAATAAAAATGCAGATGAACTTTTATTTAGTGCTAAAAATGAATATGTAAAGTATTTACAAGACAAACAACAAAAAATAAAAGAATTAATAGTGCATATTACAAAAAGTATATTAAAATCAGAAGTTGAAAATAGTGATGCAATAAATAGTATGATTTTAGATGCGTTAGAAACTGCAAAAGATTCAAAAAGTATAATAGTAAAATGTAACAATAAATATATAGATAATCTAAAAGAAAGTATAGATAAGTGGAAAATACAAGTTGTTTTTAGAGGAGAGATATTTATTGTACCTGATGATAATTTAGGAGAAGGTAAAGCTATAATTCAAAAAGAAAATGGAAAAATTGTTATTGATGTTGATATAGCATTAGAAAAAATAAATGAAATTGTTTTAATGGAAGACTAA
- the fliI gene encoding flagellar protein export ATPase FliI, producing MVEISLDFNGIKEKVTKCDFKYTEGIVKQVIGLTIEVEGIKAFVGEVCTIYNKENDPIMCEVVGFKEDNVILMPLGELIGIGPGCRVIPSKKYLTVKCSEKLLGKVLNGLGKSLKYDDDEVHIGMEYPLDTAPPDPLKRRRIKDSIATGVRAIDGFLTCGEGQRVGIFAGSGVGKSTTLGMIAREAKADVNVIALIGERGREVLDFIEKDLGEEGLKKSVIVCATSDQPALVRLKGAFTATAIAEYFRDKGKKVILMMDSVTRFAMAQREVGLAIGEPPATKGYTPSVFAMLPRLMERSGMSEKGSITAFYTVLVDGDDFNEPIADAVRGILDGHIVLSRALAGKNHYPAIDVLNSVSRLMNEIADNEHKKAASFARDLLATYKNSEDLINIGAYAQGSNNKVDMAIEYNDMINDYLRQGIKEHSEFSESVNTLVSMFNN from the coding sequence GTGGTGGAGATTTCTTTAGATTTTAATGGAATAAAAGAAAAAGTAACAAAATGTGATTTTAAATATACAGAGGGAATAGTTAAACAAGTTATAGGACTTACTATAGAAGTTGAAGGTATAAAGGCTTTTGTAGGAGAAGTTTGTACTATATATAACAAAGAAAATGATCCTATTATGTGTGAAGTAGTTGGTTTTAAAGAAGATAATGTAATTTTAATGCCACTTGGAGAACTAATAGGTATAGGTCCTGGATGTAGGGTTATACCATCTAAAAAGTATTTAACTGTAAAATGTTCTGAAAAACTTTTAGGAAAGGTTCTAAATGGACTTGGAAAGTCTTTAAAATATGATGATGATGAAGTACATATAGGAATGGAATATCCTTTAGATACTGCACCACCGGATCCTTTGAAAAGAAGAAGAATAAAAGATTCTATTGCCACAGGGGTTAGAGCTATTGATGGGTTTTTAACTTGTGGTGAGGGTCAAAGAGTGGGGATTTTTGCTGGAAGTGGAGTTGGAAAAAGTACAACATTAGGTATGATAGCTAGAGAAGCAAAGGCTGATGTCAATGTAATTGCTCTTATAGGTGAAAGAGGTCGTGAAGTTTTAGACTTTATTGAAAAAGATTTAGGGGAAGAAGGTCTTAAAAAGTCAGTGATAGTTTGTGCAACTTCAGACCAACCTGCTCTTGTAAGATTGAAAGGAGCTTTTACAGCAACAGCTATAGCTGAGTACTTTAGAGATAAAGGTAAAAAAGTAATACTTATGATGGACTCAGTAACAAGATTTGCTATGGCACAAAGAGAAGTTGGACTTGCAATAGGAGAACCACCAGCAACAAAAGGATATACGCCATCTGTTTTTGCAATGCTTCCAAGACTTATGGAAAGATCAGGTATGTCTGAAAAAGGATCAATTACAGCTTTTTATACCGTTTTAGTTGATGGAGATGATTTTAATGAGCCTATTGCCGATGCTGTCCGTGGAATACTTGATGGACACATTGTATTGTCAAGAGCTTTAGCTGGGAAAAATCATTATCCAGCAATAGATGTTTTAAATAGTGTAAGTAGACTTATGAATGAAATAGCCGATAATGAGCATAAAAAAGCAGCCTCTTTTGCAAGAGACCTTTTAGCTACATATAAAAATTCTGAAGATCTTATAAATATAGGAGCTTATGCACAGGGAAGCAATAATAAAGTTGACATGGCCATTGAATATAATGATATGATAAATGATTACTTAAGACAAGGAATTAAAGAACATAGCGAGTTTAGTGAGAGTGTTAATACACTTGTAAGTATGTTTAATAATTAG